From the Euphorbia lathyris chromosome 6, ddEupLath1.1, whole genome shotgun sequence genome, one window contains:
- the LOC136232133 gene encoding G-type lectin S-receptor-like serine/threonine-protein kinase RKS1 isoform X2: protein MAAKKLFLHYLIVFLYFPSSSSLDIITANQTFKEGELLVSKNKKFAFGFFTPGTSSYRYLGIWFHNISQPSVVWVANRNHPINGSSGFLSVNRYGDLVLYNDLNQKIPLWSTNISDEVTDNCSAQLLDSGNLILVRGGSGRVLWQSFDYPTDTMLPGTKIGRNKKTGFEWSLTSWKSADDPWIGEFSVKMDTRSPMQLYLYKGSKYVWRAQIWPIRKFSNVFSFKTVINQEEAYTTYSITDDLIVARSMVDNIGLCKWIRWSENDKQWKEFWSVPKNPCDLYAHCGTNGKCSPSNSDAFECSCLPGYEPRSPRNWYLRDASGGCVRKREESSSLCRIGEGFLKVENTILPDTSSSVAWLQMNMSHLECERECLRNCSCTAYASVYNDQSGNGCLTWYGVLMDTTDQVQDGIDLYVRVDAIELAENTIESNAFLGKDMEILILSIISAWLALILLACLWTRRNKRGTVRRDKPGKRLFDPASGSIYYKNTLVASELRQSSHPQDILFLDLGTIHAATNNFSETNILGQGGFGIVYKGQLADGQEVAVKRLSKNSGQGIEEFKNEVLLIAKLQHRNLVKLLGCCVERGEQLLIYEYLPNKSLDSFLFDQTRRSFVDWRKRFDIITGIARGILYLHQDSRLTIIHRDLKCSNILLDANMNPKISDFGMARIFKVDQIQEKTNTVVGTYGYMSPEYAIFGKFSVKSDVFSFGVVLLEIVSAKKNNSFQEEDPSLTLIGCVWKLWRQDKVMDIVDVSMEGSYDAHEVFRCIQIGLLCVQENAMDRPTMSEVLLMLTSETAIPPPNEPAFIYRICSSNNSKEIGKKESSSINDH from the exons ATGGCCGCCAAGAAACTTTTTCTGCACTATTTAATTGTATTCCTTTATTTTCCATCAAGCAGTTCTCTTGATATCATTACCGCAAACCAAACCTTCAAAGAAGGGGAACTTCTGGTCTCCAAAAACAAGAAGTTTGCATTTGGATTTTTCACTCCTGGAACTTCAAGTTACAGATATCTTGGTATTTGGTTCCACAATATTTCACAACCATCTGTAGTTTGGGTAGCAAATAGGAACCATCCTATCAATGGCTCTTCCGGGTTTTTATCAGTTAATCGGTACGGGGATCTTGTACTGTACAATGATCTTAACCAGAAAATTCCACTCTGGTCAACAAATATTTCGGATGAAGTAACTGATAATTGTTCTGCTCAGCTGTTAGATTCTGGGAACTTGATTTTGGTTCGAGGCGGAAGTGGAAGAGTTCTATGGCAAAGCTTTGATTATCCCACAGATACTATGCTACCAGGAACGAAAATTGGGAGGAATAAGAAGACAGGGTTTGAGTGGAGCTTAACATCATGGAAATCAGCTGATGACCCGTGGATAGGAGAATTCTCTGTTAAGATGGACACGAGGAGTCCGATGCAACTCTATCTATACAAGGGATCGAAATATGTTTGGCGAGCACAAATATGGCCAATTAGGAAATTCTCCAATGTATTCAGCTTTAAAACTGTAATCAATCAAGAGGAGGCATACACAACCTACAGCATAACGGATGATTTGATTGTTGCAAGATCAATGGTGGATAACATAGGACTTTGCAAGTGGATAAGGTGGAGTGAGAATGATAAACAATGGAAGGAGTTTTGGTCAGTACCGAAAAATCCATGTGATCTGTATGCACATTGTGGTACCAATGGTAAGTGCAGCCCCAGCAATTCTGATGCATTTGAGTGTTCTTGTTTACCTGGTTATGAACCCAGATCCCCAAGGAACTGGTATCTGAGAGATGCGTCCGGAGGATGTGTCAGGAAGCGAGAGGAATCTTCGTCGCTCTGCAGAATTGGAGAAGGGTTTTTGAAAGTGGAAAACACCATCCTTCCAGACACTTCATCGTCAGTAGCTTGGCTGCAGATGAACATGAGCCATCTGGAGTGCGAACGGGAATGCTTGAGGAATTGTTCCTGCACTGCATATGCAAGTGTATATAATGATCAATCAGGGAATGGATGTTTGACATGGTATGGAGTATTAATGGACACAACAGATCAAGTTCAAGATGGAATTGATCTTTATGTTCGTGTTGATGCAATTGAATTAG CTGAAAATACCATCGAATCAAATGCATTTCTCGGAAAGGATATGGAGATTCTAATACTTTCTATCATTTCAGCATGGCTTGCACTTATCTTACTTGCCTGTTTATGGACTAGGAGGAACAAGAGAG GAACAGTAAGAAGGGACAAACCAGGCAAAAGACTATTTGATCCTGCATCAGGTTCAATCTACTACAAAAATACTTTGGTTGCAAGTGAGCTCAGGCAGAGCAGTCATCCCCAAGACATATTGTTTCTTGATCTCGGCACTATTCATGCAGCCACTAATAACTTTTCTGAAACTAATATACTTGGCCAGGGTGGTTTTGGCATAGTATACAAG GGTCAGCTAGCTGACGGACAAGAAGTTGCTGTAAAAAGATTATCCAAGAATTCAGGACAGGGGATAGAAGAATTCAAAAATGAGGTTTTGCTTATTGCAAAGCTTCAGCACAGGAATCTTGTGAAACTTCTAGGGTGCTGTGTCGAAAGAGGCGAACAATTGTTAATTTATGAATATTTGCCAAACAAGTCATTGGATTCCTTTCTTTTTG ATCAAACAAGAAGATCATTCGTGGACTGGCGGAAACGCTTTGATATTATAACCGGAATTGCTCGTGGTATTTTATATCTTCACCAGGACTCAAGGTTGACAATCATTCATAGGGATCTAAAATGCAGTAATATTTTGCTAGATGCAAATATGAATCcaaaaatttcagattttggaaTGGCAAGAATATTCAAGGTTGATCAAATTCAAGAGAAGACAAACACAGTGGTCGGTACATA TGGCTACATGTCCCCAGAGTACGCAATATTTGGAAAATTTTCTGTAAAATCAGATGTTTTCAGTTTTGGTGTCGTACTGTTGGAGATTGTGAGTGCCAAGAAGAACAATAGCTTTCAAGAAGAGGATCCTTCCTTAACCTTGATCGGATGT GTGTGGAAATTATGGAGACAAGACAAAGTAATGGATATAGTTGATGTTTCAATGGAAGGGTCATATGATGCTCATGAAGTTTTTAGATGCATTCAAATAGGGCTCTTATGTGTTCAAGAGAATGCAATGGACAGACCGACAATGTCAGAAGTTCTGCTGATGTTGACTAGCGAGACGGCTATTCCTCCTCCGAACGAACCTGCTTTCATTTATAGAATATGTTCCAGCAATAACTCAAAGGAAATAGGGAAGAAAGAATCAAGTTCTATAAATGAT cactaa
- the LOC136232133 gene encoding G-type lectin S-receptor-like serine/threonine-protein kinase RKS1 isoform X1: protein MAAKKLFLHYLIVFLYFPSSSSLDIITANQTFKEGELLVSKNKKFAFGFFTPGTSSYRYLGIWFHNISQPSVVWVANRNHPINGSSGFLSVNRYGDLVLYNDLNQKIPLWSTNISDEVTDNCSAQLLDSGNLILVRGGSGRVLWQSFDYPTDTMLPGTKIGRNKKTGFEWSLTSWKSADDPWIGEFSVKMDTRSPMQLYLYKGSKYVWRAQIWPIRKFSNVFSFKTVINQEEAYTTYSITDDLIVARSMVDNIGLCKWIRWSENDKQWKEFWSVPKNPCDLYAHCGTNGKCSPSNSDAFECSCLPGYEPRSPRNWYLRDASGGCVRKREESSSLCRIGEGFLKVENTILPDTSSSVAWLQMNMSHLECERECLRNCSCTAYASVYNDQSGNGCLTWYGVLMDTTDQVQDGIDLYVRVDAIELAENTIESNAFLGKDMEILILSIISAWLALILLACLWTRRNKRGTVRRDKPGKRLFDPASGSIYYKNTLVASELRQSSHPQDILFLDLGTIHAATNNFSETNILGQGGFGIVYKGQLADGQEVAVKRLSKNSGQGIEEFKNEVLLIAKLQHRNLVKLLGCCVERGEQLLIYEYLPNKSLDSFLFDQTRRSFVDWRKRFDIITGIARGILYLHQDSRLTIIHRDLKCSNILLDANMNPKISDFGMARIFKVDQIQEKTNTVVGTYGYMSPEYAIFGKFSVKSDVFSFGVVLLEIVSAKKNNSFQEEDPSLTLIGCVWKLWRQDKVMDIVDVSMEGSYDAHEVFRCIQIGLLCVQENAMDRPTMSEVLLMLTSETAIPPPNEPAFIYRICSSNNSKEIGKKESSSINDVTITNFLAR from the exons ATGGCCGCCAAGAAACTTTTTCTGCACTATTTAATTGTATTCCTTTATTTTCCATCAAGCAGTTCTCTTGATATCATTACCGCAAACCAAACCTTCAAAGAAGGGGAACTTCTGGTCTCCAAAAACAAGAAGTTTGCATTTGGATTTTTCACTCCTGGAACTTCAAGTTACAGATATCTTGGTATTTGGTTCCACAATATTTCACAACCATCTGTAGTTTGGGTAGCAAATAGGAACCATCCTATCAATGGCTCTTCCGGGTTTTTATCAGTTAATCGGTACGGGGATCTTGTACTGTACAATGATCTTAACCAGAAAATTCCACTCTGGTCAACAAATATTTCGGATGAAGTAACTGATAATTGTTCTGCTCAGCTGTTAGATTCTGGGAACTTGATTTTGGTTCGAGGCGGAAGTGGAAGAGTTCTATGGCAAAGCTTTGATTATCCCACAGATACTATGCTACCAGGAACGAAAATTGGGAGGAATAAGAAGACAGGGTTTGAGTGGAGCTTAACATCATGGAAATCAGCTGATGACCCGTGGATAGGAGAATTCTCTGTTAAGATGGACACGAGGAGTCCGATGCAACTCTATCTATACAAGGGATCGAAATATGTTTGGCGAGCACAAATATGGCCAATTAGGAAATTCTCCAATGTATTCAGCTTTAAAACTGTAATCAATCAAGAGGAGGCATACACAACCTACAGCATAACGGATGATTTGATTGTTGCAAGATCAATGGTGGATAACATAGGACTTTGCAAGTGGATAAGGTGGAGTGAGAATGATAAACAATGGAAGGAGTTTTGGTCAGTACCGAAAAATCCATGTGATCTGTATGCACATTGTGGTACCAATGGTAAGTGCAGCCCCAGCAATTCTGATGCATTTGAGTGTTCTTGTTTACCTGGTTATGAACCCAGATCCCCAAGGAACTGGTATCTGAGAGATGCGTCCGGAGGATGTGTCAGGAAGCGAGAGGAATCTTCGTCGCTCTGCAGAATTGGAGAAGGGTTTTTGAAAGTGGAAAACACCATCCTTCCAGACACTTCATCGTCAGTAGCTTGGCTGCAGATGAACATGAGCCATCTGGAGTGCGAACGGGAATGCTTGAGGAATTGTTCCTGCACTGCATATGCAAGTGTATATAATGATCAATCAGGGAATGGATGTTTGACATGGTATGGAGTATTAATGGACACAACAGATCAAGTTCAAGATGGAATTGATCTTTATGTTCGTGTTGATGCAATTGAATTAG CTGAAAATACCATCGAATCAAATGCATTTCTCGGAAAGGATATGGAGATTCTAATACTTTCTATCATTTCAGCATGGCTTGCACTTATCTTACTTGCCTGTTTATGGACTAGGAGGAACAAGAGAG GAACAGTAAGAAGGGACAAACCAGGCAAAAGACTATTTGATCCTGCATCAGGTTCAATCTACTACAAAAATACTTTGGTTGCAAGTGAGCTCAGGCAGAGCAGTCATCCCCAAGACATATTGTTTCTTGATCTCGGCACTATTCATGCAGCCACTAATAACTTTTCTGAAACTAATATACTTGGCCAGGGTGGTTTTGGCATAGTATACAAG GGTCAGCTAGCTGACGGACAAGAAGTTGCTGTAAAAAGATTATCCAAGAATTCAGGACAGGGGATAGAAGAATTCAAAAATGAGGTTTTGCTTATTGCAAAGCTTCAGCACAGGAATCTTGTGAAACTTCTAGGGTGCTGTGTCGAAAGAGGCGAACAATTGTTAATTTATGAATATTTGCCAAACAAGTCATTGGATTCCTTTCTTTTTG ATCAAACAAGAAGATCATTCGTGGACTGGCGGAAACGCTTTGATATTATAACCGGAATTGCTCGTGGTATTTTATATCTTCACCAGGACTCAAGGTTGACAATCATTCATAGGGATCTAAAATGCAGTAATATTTTGCTAGATGCAAATATGAATCcaaaaatttcagattttggaaTGGCAAGAATATTCAAGGTTGATCAAATTCAAGAGAAGACAAACACAGTGGTCGGTACATA TGGCTACATGTCCCCAGAGTACGCAATATTTGGAAAATTTTCTGTAAAATCAGATGTTTTCAGTTTTGGTGTCGTACTGTTGGAGATTGTGAGTGCCAAGAAGAACAATAGCTTTCAAGAAGAGGATCCTTCCTTAACCTTGATCGGATGT GTGTGGAAATTATGGAGACAAGACAAAGTAATGGATATAGTTGATGTTTCAATGGAAGGGTCATATGATGCTCATGAAGTTTTTAGATGCATTCAAATAGGGCTCTTATGTGTTCAAGAGAATGCAATGGACAGACCGACAATGTCAGAAGTTCTGCTGATGTTGACTAGCGAGACGGCTATTCCTCCTCCGAACGAACCTGCTTTCATTTATAGAATATGTTCCAGCAATAACTCAAAGGAAATAGGGAAGAAAGAATCAAGTTCTATAAATGATGTAACAATCACTAACTTTTTAGCTCGCTAA
- the LOC136232133 gene encoding G-type lectin S-receptor-like serine/threonine-protein kinase RKS1 isoform X3 — protein sequence MAAKKLFLHYLIVFLYFPSSSSLDIITANQTFKEGELLVSKNKKFAFGFFTPGTSSYRYLGIWFHNISQPSVVWVANRNHPINGSSGFLSVNRYGDLVLYNDLNQKIPLWSTNISDEVTDNCSAQLLDSGNLILVRGGSGRVLWQSFDYPTDTMLPGTKIGRNKKTGFEWSLTSWKSADDPWIGEFSVKMDTRSPMQLYLYKGSKYVWRAQIWPIRKFSNVFSFKTVINQEEAYTTYSITDDLIVARSMVDNIGLCKWIRWSENDKQWKEFWSVPKNPCDLYAHCGTNGKCSPSNSDAFECSCLPGYEPRSPRNWYLRDASGGCVRKREESSSLCRIGEGFLKVENTILPDTSSSVAWLQMNMSHLECERECLRNCSCTAYASVYNDQSGNGCLTWYGVLMDTTDQVQDGIDLYVRVDAIELAENTIESNAFLGKDMEILILSIISAWLALILLACLWTRRNKRGTVRRDKPGKRLFDPASGSIYYKNTLVASELRQSSHPQDILFLDLGTIHAATNNFSETNILGQGGFGIVYKGQLADGQEVAVKRLSKNSGQGIEEFKNEVLLIAKLQHRNLVKLLGCCVERGEQLLIYEYLPNKSLDSFLFDQTRRSFVDWRKRFDIITGIARGILYLHQDSRLTIIHRDLKCSNILLDANMNPKISDFGMARIFKVDQIQEKTNTVVGTYGYMSPEYAIFGKFSVKSDVFSFGVVLLEIVSAKKNNSFQEEDPSLTLIGCVSDGNSSFVSNNHLTQKLKLIGVEIMETRQSNGYS from the exons ATGGCCGCCAAGAAACTTTTTCTGCACTATTTAATTGTATTCCTTTATTTTCCATCAAGCAGTTCTCTTGATATCATTACCGCAAACCAAACCTTCAAAGAAGGGGAACTTCTGGTCTCCAAAAACAAGAAGTTTGCATTTGGATTTTTCACTCCTGGAACTTCAAGTTACAGATATCTTGGTATTTGGTTCCACAATATTTCACAACCATCTGTAGTTTGGGTAGCAAATAGGAACCATCCTATCAATGGCTCTTCCGGGTTTTTATCAGTTAATCGGTACGGGGATCTTGTACTGTACAATGATCTTAACCAGAAAATTCCACTCTGGTCAACAAATATTTCGGATGAAGTAACTGATAATTGTTCTGCTCAGCTGTTAGATTCTGGGAACTTGATTTTGGTTCGAGGCGGAAGTGGAAGAGTTCTATGGCAAAGCTTTGATTATCCCACAGATACTATGCTACCAGGAACGAAAATTGGGAGGAATAAGAAGACAGGGTTTGAGTGGAGCTTAACATCATGGAAATCAGCTGATGACCCGTGGATAGGAGAATTCTCTGTTAAGATGGACACGAGGAGTCCGATGCAACTCTATCTATACAAGGGATCGAAATATGTTTGGCGAGCACAAATATGGCCAATTAGGAAATTCTCCAATGTATTCAGCTTTAAAACTGTAATCAATCAAGAGGAGGCATACACAACCTACAGCATAACGGATGATTTGATTGTTGCAAGATCAATGGTGGATAACATAGGACTTTGCAAGTGGATAAGGTGGAGTGAGAATGATAAACAATGGAAGGAGTTTTGGTCAGTACCGAAAAATCCATGTGATCTGTATGCACATTGTGGTACCAATGGTAAGTGCAGCCCCAGCAATTCTGATGCATTTGAGTGTTCTTGTTTACCTGGTTATGAACCCAGATCCCCAAGGAACTGGTATCTGAGAGATGCGTCCGGAGGATGTGTCAGGAAGCGAGAGGAATCTTCGTCGCTCTGCAGAATTGGAGAAGGGTTTTTGAAAGTGGAAAACACCATCCTTCCAGACACTTCATCGTCAGTAGCTTGGCTGCAGATGAACATGAGCCATCTGGAGTGCGAACGGGAATGCTTGAGGAATTGTTCCTGCACTGCATATGCAAGTGTATATAATGATCAATCAGGGAATGGATGTTTGACATGGTATGGAGTATTAATGGACACAACAGATCAAGTTCAAGATGGAATTGATCTTTATGTTCGTGTTGATGCAATTGAATTAG CTGAAAATACCATCGAATCAAATGCATTTCTCGGAAAGGATATGGAGATTCTAATACTTTCTATCATTTCAGCATGGCTTGCACTTATCTTACTTGCCTGTTTATGGACTAGGAGGAACAAGAGAG GAACAGTAAGAAGGGACAAACCAGGCAAAAGACTATTTGATCCTGCATCAGGTTCAATCTACTACAAAAATACTTTGGTTGCAAGTGAGCTCAGGCAGAGCAGTCATCCCCAAGACATATTGTTTCTTGATCTCGGCACTATTCATGCAGCCACTAATAACTTTTCTGAAACTAATATACTTGGCCAGGGTGGTTTTGGCATAGTATACAAG GGTCAGCTAGCTGACGGACAAGAAGTTGCTGTAAAAAGATTATCCAAGAATTCAGGACAGGGGATAGAAGAATTCAAAAATGAGGTTTTGCTTATTGCAAAGCTTCAGCACAGGAATCTTGTGAAACTTCTAGGGTGCTGTGTCGAAAGAGGCGAACAATTGTTAATTTATGAATATTTGCCAAACAAGTCATTGGATTCCTTTCTTTTTG ATCAAACAAGAAGATCATTCGTGGACTGGCGGAAACGCTTTGATATTATAACCGGAATTGCTCGTGGTATTTTATATCTTCACCAGGACTCAAGGTTGACAATCATTCATAGGGATCTAAAATGCAGTAATATTTTGCTAGATGCAAATATGAATCcaaaaatttcagattttggaaTGGCAAGAATATTCAAGGTTGATCAAATTCAAGAGAAGACAAACACAGTGGTCGGTACATA TGGCTACATGTCCCCAGAGTACGCAATATTTGGAAAATTTTCTGTAAAATCAGATGTTTTCAGTTTTGGTGTCGTACTGTTGGAGATTGTGAGTGCCAAGAAGAACAATAGCTTTCAAGAAGAGGATCCTTCCTTAACCTTGATCGGATGTGTAAGTGATGGGAACTCTTCCTTTGTGTCAAACAACCATTTAACACaaaagcttaagctgatag GTGTGGAAATTATGGAGACAAGACAAAGTAATGGATATAGTTGA
- the LOC136232133 gene encoding G-type lectin S-receptor-like serine/threonine-protein kinase RKS1 isoform X4, with product MAAKKLFLHYLIVFLYFPSSSSLDIITANQTFKEGELLVSKNKKFAFGFFTPGTSSYRYLGIWFHNISQPSVVWVANRNHPINGSSGFLSVNRYGDLVLYNDLNQKIPLWSTNISDEVTDNCSAQLLDSGNLILVRGGSGRVLWQSFDYPTDTMLPGTKIGRNKKTGFEWSLTSWKSADDPWIGEFSVKMDTRSPMQLYLYKGSKYVWRAQIWPIRKFSNVFSFKTVINQEEAYTTYSITDDLIVARSMVDNIGLCKWIRWSENDKQWKEFWSVPKNPCDLYAHCGTNGKCSPSNSDAFECSCLPGYEPRSPRNWYLRDASGGCVRKREESSSLCRIGEGFLKVENTILPDTSSSVAWLQMNMSHLECERECLRNCSCTAYASVYNDQSGNGCLTWYGVLMDTTDQVQDGIDLYVRVDAIELAENTIESNAFLGKDMEILILSIISAWLALILLACLWTRRNKRGTVRRDKPGKRLFDPASGSIYYKNTLVASELRQSSHPQDILFLDLGTIHAATNNFSETNILGQGGFGIVYKGQLADGQEVAVKRLSKNSGQGIEEFKNEVLLIAKLQHRNLVKLLGCCVERGEQLLIYEYLPNKSLDSFLFDQTRRSFVDWRKRFDIITGIARGILYLHQDSRLTIIHRDLKCSNILLDANMNPKISDFGMARIFKVDQIQEKTNTVVGT from the exons ATGGCCGCCAAGAAACTTTTTCTGCACTATTTAATTGTATTCCTTTATTTTCCATCAAGCAGTTCTCTTGATATCATTACCGCAAACCAAACCTTCAAAGAAGGGGAACTTCTGGTCTCCAAAAACAAGAAGTTTGCATTTGGATTTTTCACTCCTGGAACTTCAAGTTACAGATATCTTGGTATTTGGTTCCACAATATTTCACAACCATCTGTAGTTTGGGTAGCAAATAGGAACCATCCTATCAATGGCTCTTCCGGGTTTTTATCAGTTAATCGGTACGGGGATCTTGTACTGTACAATGATCTTAACCAGAAAATTCCACTCTGGTCAACAAATATTTCGGATGAAGTAACTGATAATTGTTCTGCTCAGCTGTTAGATTCTGGGAACTTGATTTTGGTTCGAGGCGGAAGTGGAAGAGTTCTATGGCAAAGCTTTGATTATCCCACAGATACTATGCTACCAGGAACGAAAATTGGGAGGAATAAGAAGACAGGGTTTGAGTGGAGCTTAACATCATGGAAATCAGCTGATGACCCGTGGATAGGAGAATTCTCTGTTAAGATGGACACGAGGAGTCCGATGCAACTCTATCTATACAAGGGATCGAAATATGTTTGGCGAGCACAAATATGGCCAATTAGGAAATTCTCCAATGTATTCAGCTTTAAAACTGTAATCAATCAAGAGGAGGCATACACAACCTACAGCATAACGGATGATTTGATTGTTGCAAGATCAATGGTGGATAACATAGGACTTTGCAAGTGGATAAGGTGGAGTGAGAATGATAAACAATGGAAGGAGTTTTGGTCAGTACCGAAAAATCCATGTGATCTGTATGCACATTGTGGTACCAATGGTAAGTGCAGCCCCAGCAATTCTGATGCATTTGAGTGTTCTTGTTTACCTGGTTATGAACCCAGATCCCCAAGGAACTGGTATCTGAGAGATGCGTCCGGAGGATGTGTCAGGAAGCGAGAGGAATCTTCGTCGCTCTGCAGAATTGGAGAAGGGTTTTTGAAAGTGGAAAACACCATCCTTCCAGACACTTCATCGTCAGTAGCTTGGCTGCAGATGAACATGAGCCATCTGGAGTGCGAACGGGAATGCTTGAGGAATTGTTCCTGCACTGCATATGCAAGTGTATATAATGATCAATCAGGGAATGGATGTTTGACATGGTATGGAGTATTAATGGACACAACAGATCAAGTTCAAGATGGAATTGATCTTTATGTTCGTGTTGATGCAATTGAATTAG CTGAAAATACCATCGAATCAAATGCATTTCTCGGAAAGGATATGGAGATTCTAATACTTTCTATCATTTCAGCATGGCTTGCACTTATCTTACTTGCCTGTTTATGGACTAGGAGGAACAAGAGAG GAACAGTAAGAAGGGACAAACCAGGCAAAAGACTATTTGATCCTGCATCAGGTTCAATCTACTACAAAAATACTTTGGTTGCAAGTGAGCTCAGGCAGAGCAGTCATCCCCAAGACATATTGTTTCTTGATCTCGGCACTATTCATGCAGCCACTAATAACTTTTCTGAAACTAATATACTTGGCCAGGGTGGTTTTGGCATAGTATACAAG GGTCAGCTAGCTGACGGACAAGAAGTTGCTGTAAAAAGATTATCCAAGAATTCAGGACAGGGGATAGAAGAATTCAAAAATGAGGTTTTGCTTATTGCAAAGCTTCAGCACAGGAATCTTGTGAAACTTCTAGGGTGCTGTGTCGAAAGAGGCGAACAATTGTTAATTTATGAATATTTGCCAAACAAGTCATTGGATTCCTTTCTTTTTG ATCAAACAAGAAGATCATTCGTGGACTGGCGGAAACGCTTTGATATTATAACCGGAATTGCTCGTGGTATTTTATATCTTCACCAGGACTCAAGGTTGACAATCATTCATAGGGATCTAAAATGCAGTAATATTTTGCTAGATGCAAATATGAATCcaaaaatttcagattttggaaTGGCAAGAATATTCAAGGTTGATCAAATTCAAGAGAAGACAAACACAGTGGTCGGTACATA G